The Apium graveolens cultivar Ventura unplaced genomic scaffold, ASM990537v1 ctg4253, whole genome shotgun sequence region CAAAAGAAATCAGTATCCATCTAACAATTGATGTAGACTAACACATGATCACACTCCCGATTAGCAGTAGCTAGTCCCAACCGTAGCACTACAGCAAAAATTTGTGAGAACAAATAAGTATATATGTGATGTATATATACTGAGTAAAAAATtatggaatttttttttttcgaACTTATTAAAGCCAGAATAATGTACCTAATCACATATATTCACGAATAAAAAAATCTGCCCAAATATCTCGAATTTCTCCAATTTGCTCGTTTGTGTATCCTTTTCCAAGAACCTGTCAAGAAAATGAAATGCTAACATGTACACAATTTATTTGTTTACTATCTATAAAAATATTTGTTCCATGTTATGTACCTCCTTCCACTTAGTTTTAGGGTCTTTACGAGATAACATGATTATCTCATTCATGTATTTCATCACAAAATAACCACACTCAGTACCTCCTTTTTGTTGAGGGCACTACAAAATAAAGTTGAAACATTTAAAAATCTagaaaaaaatttagaaaaagaCTTGTAAGACCAAAACAAATAGTGTAGGAATACCTGAACTTCATCGTACCAGACCAGGTTATTTTGATTATTCTTCTTACAACCATATTTAGTAGCAACTTTATATGCCCTGTtatatataagaataaaaaaTTCGATACATAAAAAATTTTGAACTACTTTAACTACAAACTATAGTAAATTTTTCATAACTTACGTTTCCCAAGGAGTCTTCACGTGTATTTGTCGTTTTTGCTTTAGCGGATCAAACAAGTATACAACACTTTCTTCAACACAATACATAAGCAACATCCAATGCTTACTGTAATTTAATAATTGTGTTAAAACTTAAAACATCCCTAAATCAGAATAATCTTTAGTCTAGTAATTAACCTCATACTTGGATAAAATTATGTATGAGATAGTCACAAATGGTGAGCAAAATATAGGGATAGTCTCAAATGCTTATCTTCTTACCTTTGAATGTATGGTGCTAGGATAAAACGTTTCTCCTTAGCATCTTTCATAACCTCACATATGTATCTAGATGTAGCATCTTGATGCTTAGATTCACGCGCCAATGCTAATACAGATGGACACATGAATGCAAATGAATTATCTTTGAAATCCGTGCACAACTTGTGAGTGTACCTTGTATGTCAAAAATGTTGCATAGTACCTTGCTAAGAGCACAAAGCAACAATCCCTTTTCCTTTTGATTTAAGAAATAcaagttatatattttatctGTAATAAATTACTATGTTACTCATATATAAATAAATGTAATGTACTACCTAATTTATATATTAGGCGTTTGAGCAAATAGGATAGACAGCCTCCTGCAACTATTTGAATGATCACCAAATGTTATTTGTACTATGTCTTCTAACCCATTTATTTTTAAACAAATCTAGTCAACCATACATGTGAATGGGCAGGGAATTAAGAAACTGTTTGTAAATTTATAACATGCCTAACATGAGAACACAAGACCAATATAATCATTGAATTTAACTGAACAAAACAAATGTATACAGAGGAACAAAAAAGAAGATAAAACAGAGACCCACTTGGTATAAAACAGAACCCACAAATCTGCCCAGCATGACCCTTCTTCACTAAAACTGCTGTAACTTTTTGTAGAAATTTTATTTTCACAAACCGTTTTTTGCATAAAAAACTAGACTCTGATATCTTTTCAATGGTATATAATTTGCTGCTCACAACCTTCTACATCAGAACAGTTTATTGTCTGAAATTTGGTATATAATCAGGgcttttcatatatacaattcacACACAAATATAATATCTATGCATAAAAAACTCAGTGAATGAAGTCAAGATTTTCTCCCCTGACATGTCATTATTGAGATGCTTATTAATTAAAATCATATAACTATCACCAAAAAGCTAGAAACAAGAAACTCAAATTGCTCAGTTTGAAGATATGCAGAACAAATCTAACAAGTTTCAATAACAaattaattaaaaacaaattataaccACTTTAAATACCTACACAGTAGAGCGCCACAGAGAGAGATGGGGAAGTTGCAGAGGATGCGAGGGGAGAGaggggggggggagagagagagagagagagagaggggggggagGGAGAGAAGAAGTTACCGATTAAATTAGTGGGAGAGTGTGTTGGTTATCGATTAAATTAGCCGGAGATCTGGAGGAGATAAAGAGCGTGTATACAATTAAGAGTTTAGGTACCAATTATAAGATGAATTAGGGCAACTTCTTGGTCCGATGAGTTTGATAATAGATAGCTTAGGTGTGTTTTGTTTGCTGGGAATTGAAGAAGAGAGTTTCAACAACTAGCCATTACTTTTTCTATCCCCGCCTGTTTCCCAATTGCTTCGCGCGCTAGTCTgattaaaaattttaattttatatttttgataaaactgGAATTATATACGTCGGATTATAATGAACCGTGATATATATTGCCACTTTTATACATCGGATCTCAAAAACACCGACATATATGTCAACTATGTATACAAACTTTATACATCGGGTTAAAATGATACGACGTAAATTAAAATGTTATACGTCGGGTAACAAAAGACCGACGTATATGATCAAAATATACGTCGGTTTTTTTTTGAACCGATGTAAAAAGTGCTTATAATAGGTTAATATACGTCGGGGTCTGAAAACACCGAcgtataaagagatatatatgtcGCACTTTCCAATGTGCGACGTAAAATGCGCGACGTAAAAAACCAATTTTGTACTAGTGTTTTGGCACTATTAAAAACGATACTATTTGTTAACACGAGTAATTTTGTCCCACAATAGTCTAAAATATAGTAAAGCAAACTCCCCACAAAAACTGTGACATATGTTAACTTTACCAATTTCATATATCTATGTGTTAGGGACATAATTTCTAGagttttagattttaaaataatataagcctccatttttggtcatatatatctttaatattttcttaaaatacaTATTAACTATTTTACAAAGTTATAAATCATATTGAAGGATGAAAAGGGTTTTACAATTTAACAAATGGACCAAATTGATATATGGTCCAAAAATAATTACTTACtggagtagaaatattaactatttggagtagaaatattaactgctcaacacaatgattatttttttatcattgaaagaaatagtaaatcataaaataaataaaaaaatttaaacacaTTAAATAGAtattccaaaataatttatctAAGTAATACGTAATACTATAAGTTATGCTTTGAAACTAATGTTTGGGGTTCTTAATAAAGGGATTTGGTGAAAATAAATTTTTAACCACCTAACATTATGATGTTGTcctcataaaaaaataaaatttccttctttattaacttcCCATACATTAATGTTTTTACCATTAAAATTTGTTTCCATCCAATTAGAAATAATATAAAACACATTTTTAATATATTGCAAACAATAATTTTTAAGACTAATTGGTAAGCTCAAAATCTTTATGGCATATATTGTGACagtccttgattttgaaatttatgtgcttaaaagattttcaattgtcatactaaacttataataagcaaatatttaacaaacctctaataagtataatatgtattaaaagtgaatatgtttttattattgttatgtaaaaaggttgttaacaCGTATATTATCTTACATGAAACTCCAATGCAAAGTTTTTGCTTTCCTTACCACAATGAGTTTTAATATATGtgttaaaaataattcataaaaattaaattatagaaattaatataaattaaataacagagttttttatgaatatgttaaaaatagggtagttaatttgaaacacaaattaaaacttctatttcaaataaattggactagatttaactcataatattaacattgagattagtctactatatatactatcttaccaataataaatatttttaataattttttttaaaaatataatttgttACAACCAATCTCAAATCTAAGAACTACATTACATTCATTAATATGTATGAAatcacattattttttaatatcttcAAAGGTATAATGTAAATCTTAAGTGACTTGATAATTTTGATCATAATGTGTCTCGTGTAGTACTTATGACCTTCTATCATATTATCTTACATGAAACTCCAATGCAAAGTTTTTGCTTTCCTTACCACAATGAGTTTTAATATATgtgttaaaaataattaataaaaattaaattatagaaattaatataaattaaattacagagttttttatgaatatgttaaaaatagggtagttaatttgaaacacaaatttgaaattacacctagaggggggtgaataggtAATTATGGCTAACTaagattacttttaaattttacccgataatagcttactgagattttatcaactgaactataatctgacaatgatagtaagctgagatgactaaatgcaatgcagaaaataatgtgcaggaaagtaaatagaacacacaagaattttagccaggttcgacccctaagcccctatggtctacgtcctggtcccttaccaacttggtaagagaatatattattgatcaatgaaggttacaactacaagatacaataatatatctccctttatcccagctgctgataatggcttgctgaaaccctgtttacgaacctgctctctaagtactatactaccccgtagtacaaactcctctagcaagtaccactaaacccttgtttccctagccaacttatccagcaactaatcaatacaatttgaacaatacaaatcaatgataaagtttacaactcaaactataaactctcttCAAGATAAAACACGTGGATATATTTAGAGCTTgagagtattttgaaatcaataaagatcaggagttgtatgtgttcttgcttgcaaaaaTCGTCTTTTataaaactgcaagaaaacctcttatataaccacacattaacgtttgaaaacagcctcaacaaattataacggctagaatccaattctaccgtgtaagatcgttgggatagtttttccaacgttcatgtgtacgttagatagaagagaaacacagaagtccaacgttcagaaaatatctcttctattatGTAGAGGATAAAATGTTTTAATAAGAAGATaggagaaagagtttgaaagagaaacaaactcctattctttaggaaatcaatttgaatgattaaaaCGATTTATAATTGAGCTTTATATATATAATGCACgtatattatattagagaagtccttacaactgatatatatgaagatcctataaaatctccatgaaattcgacttccttgttgaatctggactatgcatcttggcttgctgttattctgacatagttgatcatagcttgctgaaatagattattgttttatgatagcttgctgtcatgatacttaaacagcaatgacattaagctgttatatcctgcaaacattctcaaataacaaaatgatggcttgctgtgttgtgatcatcaaaactaaggagttataatctccccctttttgatgattacacacatttaggataattataaaaactccccctaaatctatgcatatctcaaAAACTTATAATATGTTACTGCAATTAATATAAATGACACATATGCATATCCAAATATCCAATCATAACTAACAACCAGCATAAATCATTACATCAAGTCTTAAAAAAACCAAAAGTCAATTTAAACCAAGTAGCAtcataaaccaagtagcaaaccACAGATTAAACATAAGCCAACAGATAGTCTTAATAATCAGGCATAAATATAAACAGAAGTCTCCTAAATTACTCTCCCTTAAAGCATCAAAAAGATTCAGGTTGTGGGCTGATCAGAATTATAAGATAAAGCATCAAAACACACAAACAAGTAACGACAATAAACAGATAATGACATAtcataattaaaaaattatattaaacaCAAAATTGCCATTTTAATAACCCATCATAGTAAACTAATATGAAAAATGATAGTAAGCCAACATTACCAAATTTCCAAAGATAGCTTGCTATTATACACTGCACATGCCAAGTTCCCTTCGAATGGTAGAAAATCTTGCTTCGCCaaggggttttgtaaagatatctgccaattgatattcagtaggtacaaaaactaattcaatcttacctttgacagcattatctctcaagaaatgatgatgaacatcaatatgctttgttcttgagtgattaactggattctttgatatgttgatggtgctagtgttgtcacaatagattggaactttgccacacttgattccaaaatctcgtagagtcTGAATCATCCATAAAATTTGAGAGCAATAGCTACCAGCTGCCAAATACTCACCTTCTGTTGTGGATAATGCAActgaagtttgtttcttactttgccaagatacgagactttatcctaaatatgtacaaacaccacttgtgctctttctatcagtttgacaacatgcatagtcagcatcactataccccagaagatcaaatgtgcttgtaataggataaaataacccaagattaatagtcccacttaaatatcgaaatattcttttaactgcatttaagtgtgattccttaggtttagcttgaaaacgagcacatacacaaacactatacataatatctggccgagaagcagtaagatataaaagactaccaatcatacctctatacttcttgatatcaacatctttacctttttcatccgatgtcagcttgctattttgattcattggagtagatttcggcttgacattgtcaaaaccaaatctggtcagcaaattcttgacatattttgattgatgcacataaattccatctttagattgtttaatttggagccccaagaaataattgagctcacccatcatgctcatgtcaaattcactgctcatacacttacaaaaccactcacacatagaataattagtggatccaaagattatatcatctacatatatctggacaatcaaaatatcattaccattttgcttagtaaataaagtaggatcaattttacctcgaatgaagccatttttgatcaaaaacttactaagcctcttgtaccaagcccttggtgcttgctttaagccatataatgccttcttgagcttgtaaacatagtccggatgttgttcatgttcaaaaccagggggttgcttaacataaacttcctcttccagaaatccattaagaaaagcacttttgacgtccatttgatgtagcttgatcttcttgaagcatgcataagcaagaagcatcctaattgattccaatctagctactggagcataagtttgatcaaagtcaatgccttcttgttggttgtacccttgtgctacgagccttgctttatttcgagtaacagtaccaaattcatccactttattcttgaaaatccattttgtaccaatgatTGAAGCATCCTTTGGTGGCTTGACCAGTTCCCAAACATCATATCGTTCGAtttgattgagttcttcttgcatagccgtgatccaattttcatcttcaagtgcttctttgacatttttgggttcctcttgagctaaaaatgcagcataagcacaaaagtttgcagtgccttttcttgtcttgagaccattagaaatatcaccaataaccagttctggagggtgattcttcactgtccgtgtagcttttggcaatgaatgctttgcaatatcttcatgtgaagtcttccttatcttagatggaggagctaagtcttcaccatcatagattggcattttatcttttgctctatttcctctaggaccatcaagagtcatcgttgccatctttacaattgcatcatcaactggagtagaaggttctgcttgctgatttcctgaggcagtttcaatttcagcttgctgttttccagaatcagtctctctttcagcttgctgttttggagtagccttctctgtttcagcttgctgttgtccagcttcacctgcatcatcttcctcgtctcttggaagatcattgttaggttgttgaaaagtaacatctatagattcctcaacaatatgcttagataaattataaactctataggttttactattcatagaataaccaagaaaaatagcttcataagatttagcatcaaatttaccatcattaccaattgtcttgagcacaaaacactttgagccaaagattctgaagtaactgatgttgggcctctttttcttgagcaattcatatggagtcttgtccaaaataggtcttatcaatactctattcagaacatagcatgctttgttgactgcttctgcccaaaaacttcTAGGTAACTTGCTTTCTTGTAACAAGGTCCTTGCTGTCTCTTGCAGTGACCTATTCTTgcgttccaccacaccattttgttgtggagtccttggagccgagaattcatgtgatattcctctttcttcacaataagtaacaaagtctttttggaattcaccacctcgatcactccttattcctacaagctttgtattgagcttattctcaagtaatttaattagtttctcaaactcattaaaagcagcatctttagttctaagaaacaatacccatgtaaaacgagaataatcatcaacaattacaaaaccatattgcttacctcctatacttttatacgcttctggaccaaataagtctaaatgaaaaagttctaagggtttagaagtagataccattttctttgctttgtgagtacttctaatttgcttgcctaattggcatgccgaacacacctcagtcttgacatacttgattttgggtaaacctttgactagcttcttctttgaaagcTTGTTAAGTAAGTCCATGTGAGCATGACCCAATCTTCTATGCCAAACATAAGGATCAGTGTCTATTGCAGCAAGACAACAAGCTGTTTTCTGTAACTCaaagtccaaaatatatatatttccttcccttctagcaactagggggactttgttagtaccaatagtaataatacacttatcaataccaaagttaacagtatgaccatcatcatataactgacttatgctaagcaaattatatttaaggcctttaacatattgaactttatcaattgaaatgagtttattacctattttaccttttccaagaatttgaagagttttgctatcaccaatagtcactcttccaccctttttcatctgaagactcaagaattgtgttttgtctccactcatatgtctagtacatccgctatctaagatccattgagttgatttgactcgagcggcaagacacatctacaaaacaaataaaacaactcaaccttttggtacccaaagtTTATTGGGTCCGACATGGTTAGAAGATAAAACATATAGAACatgtaaatcagatttctttatccatttttggataaatctaggtgatttaactctgccagcctgatgatggtaagctgtctttgttctgccattctgatcatagtaagctgttttctgtttgtttcctccatggtatgatttttgtccattctgaactttgcaatgtttttcaagatgccctttctttccacatctgttgcatatcttccaaggcatagcataatcatagggtatgccatgttttccttcatatcttagagctttgtccttcttgttcgcattcattccaattccttctctgaccaatggaatatttgtgttagttcatcatagatttgagactttcttctccttgaacaaacgatcccatgccctttttcagatcctcaacttcctttgtgagcagatcaatcttttcagcttgctcacttatgatttcagcttgctgagatggttcttctgcttgatttgaaggtgttgcatctattgattctctgagtttgaacaactccaaacattcatcccttgcttcaatctccttctttaactctgtgatctccattaattgagtcttgtttcttttgaggagaattatgttgaagttttccacatgactaactttagcttgaagatccttgatttcagcctctttgttagcttgtgtaggtaccttcttgtcaatccaagtatctactttgctcatcaaatcttgaacaatagtcttgagataattattcttctcttttagcttgctattttcagctttaagagaataatattcacccatagatacattcttacattcctgcatggttattggttccaaaacaatattttcagaagataaattatatttacaagagtttacctcactctgatcttcgtctgaatcactttctaggtatccactttctgaatttcctcgaacagaatcatcatcaagtccaactagggcaagattgaccatgtctccacttgaatcatcactagaaaccgagtcatcatcactccaagtcattagagctttagctttcttcttatccttgaagacagtttgctgttttgacttcaatttatagcagtcccgcttataatggcctggctttccacattcaaagcatgtctgatctttagaatccttgttgggcttcttgttgttggaaaatctgcctttatctcttttcagcttgttcttcttctcgatcatctttctgatcttcctggatattaaagctagttcttcgtctgactcatcttcagattccagtaagctatcattagtgtgaagagctaattgcttcatttgagcaactggagcttgcatagaacttgattggctttccttgattttgctttcaaattgttccaattctgcaaaaacagccaattgatccatagtatctatagttggagaggattctagagctgttacctttggttcatagataaatggcacagcactaagtatcttcatattgatttcctcttgtgggatatgtttgccaagctgctttaaggcattcagatttatctggaatctagcttgactttctcgaatagtttctccgtcttgaagcttgaaatttccaaactcattcattagtttactcaatttcacctttcttaaactcttggatccttcgtgatacaattccagagtatcccatatctctttagctgatttgcatgaagagactttatcacattcactaggacataacccattcatgagagaattcctagcctttccattgaagttgtatttgattagttcagcctctatgagatcatcaacgtctttcactttgccttctttgtccttgaacttaaaaggacccttctgaacaactctcaaagctagtggctccctggatagatacacttccatgcgacctttccaccagttatagttttctgtaccaagcaagagaggtgctcggtaatctgaggttccttcgggatatttgtcagccattttgatcgaatactattcctgttacagaaagattagtataccaaagctctgacaccaactgaaattacacctagaggggggtgaataggtgattatggctaactaggattacttttaaattttacccgataatagcttactgagattttatcaactgaactataatctgacaatgatagtaagctgagatgactaaatgcaatgcagaaaataatgtgtaggaaagtaaatagaacacacaagaattttagccaggttcgacccctaagcccctatggtctacgtcctggtcccttaccaacttggtaagagaatatattattgatcaatgaaggttacaactacaagatacaacaatatatctccctttatcccagctgctgataatggcttgctgaaaccctatTTAAGAACCTactctctaagtactatactaccccgtagtacaaactcctctagcaagtaccactaaacccttgtttccctagccaacttatctagcaactaatcaatacaatttgaacaatacaaatcaatgataaagtttacaactcaaactataaactctcttCAAGATAAAACACGTGGATATATTTAGAGCTTGAGAGTATTTTAaaatcaataaagatcaggagttgtatgtgttcttgcttgcaaaaGTCGTCTTTTataaaactgcaagaaaacctcttatataaccacacattaacgtttgaaaacagcctcaacaaattacaacggctagaatccaattctaccgtgtaagatcgttgggatggtttccaacgttcatgtgtacgttagatagaagagaaagaaagatgtccaacgtacagaaaatatctcttctatttagtAGAGGATAAAACGTTTTAATAAGAAGAtaagagaaagagtttgaaagagaaacaaactcctattctttaggaaatcattttgaatgattaaaaacgatttataattgagctctatatatataatgcacgtatattatattagagaagtccttacaactgatatatatgaagatcctataaaatctccatgaaattcgacttccttgttgaatctggactgtgcatcttggcttgctgttattctgacatagttgatcatagcttgctgaaatagattactgtcttatgatagctttgctgtcatgatacttaaacatcAATGACATTAAGCTattatatcctgcaaacattctcaaataacaacatgatggcttgttgtgttgtgatcatcaaaacaaAGGAGTTACAAAATTAAAACTTCAATTTCAAATAAATTGGACTAGATTTAACTCATAATATTAACATTGAGATTAGTCTACTATATACTATCTTaccaataataaatatttttaataattttttttaaaaatataattttttacaccaaaactcaaatctaagaactacattacaatcattaatatgtatgaaatcacattattttttaatatcttcAAAAGTATAATATAAATCTTAAGTGACTTGATAATTTTGATCATAATGTGTCTCGGGTAGTACTTATGACCTTCTATCATATTTGTTCTAAACCTTTTATATCAcaagtatttttaatataaataaaaattattttttggtataagattaaaatatttttattatttcaaacaaatattaataaatttggagttgaataattaattactaataatacaatcatcactttgaaatatgattgacctattatatttttgatatcgtataatattataaatttctagttcatccaaataattaataaacaacgtcttattttaaaaaaagtaaCACATGATATTGGCGCGTGCTTAGTTATTACTTATTAGGATTTGAGTGAGCGTGAAATCAAATTTTCATGAAAATATTTAGCTCCAAATAATGGCTCCCTTGCAAAAATTTTAAAAGTAAAAGattattttcctttttttaatattttagtatCTCCCAACTTAAATATATAATCATTCAACATATATCACTAAGGTACCTGAGGTTGAGGAGTTAGCTTAAGGGTTTTAAGATTTAGATTTAAGGTAACAGGTTTTAAAGAGATTCAAATATCCTCCGCCCATGGCTCTCATGATGAATGCTGAACCAAATGCCTATATTCCCCGCCATCCTAATGCTCAAGGGAATGCCTATATTCCCCGCCATCCTCCTTATGAACAggtttttatatatatttcttaagtgatatatgagtattaatatatatggatctaacttttatttttttcaaatataGATGATTAATGATGCAATATCCTCCATGGGAAGCATTTAAAGATGGAGTTGTATTGCAATAGCCAAGAAcattgaaaataattataatggtcttcctaaaaattttagaaagagaTTATTTGGTCAATTGAAACGACTAGTTTCTTGTGGAAAACTCGTTAGAGTGAAGAACTCATTTAAGCTTCCTCTTAGGTGATGAG contains the following coding sequences:
- the LOC141701633 gene encoding uncharacterized protein LOC141701633, producing the protein MCPSVLALARESKHQDATSRYICEVMKDAKEKRFILAPYIQSKHWMLLMYCVEESVVYLFDPLKQKRQIHVKTPWETAYKVATKYGCKKNNQNNLVWYDEVQCPQQKGGTECGYFVMKYMNEIIMLSRKDPKTKWKEVLGKGYTNEQIGEIRDIWADFFIREYM